In Aphanothece sacrum FPU1, a single genomic region encodes these proteins:
- a CDS encoding DUF262 domain-containing protein: MTAIKIDGAGYPIKDIFSDQFSFNIPNYQRPYAWTTEETERLLDDLLDAMEDDKIDISEVSPYFLGNIVLIKPIDKPESEVVDGQQRLTTLTILFAVLRKFLPTYQHSLNEFICQPENLLTGNSARPRLYLRKRDCQFFEKQIQTSEELENVDTMTVKNLSDPEKNIIDNTRILLQRIAQELPEESQKIRLTQFLLQRCYLVAVSTPDFDSAYRIFSVLNDRGLDLSITDILKADIIGKISKQKFSSPEESQKTENKYTQKWEDLEEDLGRDAFKELFSHIRMIYRKSKLSRKVIEEFREYVLTEVNNPCNFINLFLKSCNR, translated from the coding sequence ATGACAGCAATCAAAATTGATGGTGCAGGATATCCCATTAAAGACATTTTTAGCGATCAGTTTTCTTTTAATATTCCTAATTATCAACGTCCCTATGCTTGGACAACAGAAGAAACAGAAAGATTGTTAGATGATCTTCTTGATGCAATGGAAGATGATAAAATTGATATTAGTGAAGTTTCTCCTTATTTTTTGGGTAATATTGTTTTAATCAAACCAATTGATAAACCAGAATCAGAAGTAGTTGATGGACAGCAAAGATTAACAACTCTTACTATTCTTTTTGCTGTTTTAAGAAAATTTCTTCCGACATATCAGCATTCTCTCAATGAGTTCATTTGTCAACCAGAAAATTTATTAACGGGTAATTCTGCACGTCCTCGGTTATACTTAAGAAAACGTGATTGCCAATTTTTTGAAAAACAGATACAAACATCAGAGGAACTCGAAAATGTAGATACTATGACAGTAAAGAATCTTTCTGATCCTGAAAAAAATATTATCGACAATACCCGAATTTTATTACAACGAATTGCTCAAGAATTACCCGAAGAATCTCAAAAAATACGTCTTACACAATTTTTGTTACAGCGATGTTATTTAGTCGCTGTTTCTACCCCTGATTTTGACTCTGCTTATCGTATTTTTTCAGTTCTTAATGATCGCGGTTTAGATTTATCGATTACTGATATTTTAAAAGCCGATATCATTGGAAAAATTTCAAAGCAAAAATTTTCTAGTCCTGAAGAATCTCAAAAAACTGAAAATAAATATACCCAAAAATGGGAAGATTTAGAAGAAGACCTCGGAAGAGATGCTTTTAAAGAACTTTTTTCTCATATTCGCATGATTTATCGTAAGAGTAAGTTAAGTAGAAAAGTGATTGAGGAATTTCGTGAATATGTTTTAACTGAAGTTAATAATCCTTGTAATTTCATTAACTTATTTTTAAAGTCCTGCAATAGATGA
- the bioB gene encoding biotin synthase BioB, whose product MVQLSVSPPQTQETAPLKDWLQSIVQRIINGDRLNKTEALNLTQIEGKDNILLLCEAADQIRQACCGNVVDLCSIINVKSGNCSENCRFCSQSVHHQGEDSPIYGLKSSEEILAQAIAAEAAGAKRFCLVSQGRGPKYSSPKSGEFEQILETVRQITTQTNIKPCCALGEVTPEQAKALKDAGVTRYNHNLEASENFYSDIVTTHSWRDRVETIKNLKSAGIQACTGGIMGMGETWEDRVDLALSLRELGVESVPINLLNPRQGTPLGHLPKLDVFDALKAIAIFRFILPEQILRYAGGREAVMGELQSLGLKAGINAMLIGHYLTTLGQPPEQDHAMLESLGLQGGEAPIPGEYKT is encoded by the coding sequence GTGGTTCAACTGTCCGTCTCACCCCCCCAAACTCAAGAAACCGCCCCATTAAAGGACTGGTTACAATCAATCGTACAAAGAATTATAAATGGCGATCGCCTCAACAAAACCGAAGCCTTAAACCTGACCCAAATAGAAGGCAAGGACAACATTTTATTATTATGTGAAGCCGCCGATCAAATTCGTCAAGCCTGTTGCGGTAACGTTGTCGATTTATGTAGCATTATCAACGTTAAATCGGGTAATTGCTCCGAAAATTGCCGTTTTTGTTCCCAATCCGTTCATCATCAAGGTGAAGATTCTCCTATCTATGGCCTAAAATCTTCAGAAGAAATTCTTGCTCAAGCGATCGCAGCAGAAGCAGCCGGGGCCAAACGCTTCTGTTTAGTCAGTCAAGGACGAGGACCAAAATATAGTAGCCCAAAATCAGGGGAATTTGAGCAAATATTAGAAACAGTGCGGCAAATTACGACCCAAACCAATATTAAACCCTGTTGCGCCCTCGGAGAAGTGACTCCCGAACAGGCCAAAGCTTTAAAAGATGCAGGTGTTACCCGTTATAATCATAATTTAGAAGCCTCCGAGAACTTCTACTCAGACATTGTTACCACTCACAGTTGGCGCGATCGCGTTGAAACCATCAAAAACCTCAAATCTGCTGGAATTCAAGCCTGTACGGGCGGAATTATGGGCATGGGAGAAACATGGGAAGATAGGGTGGATCTGGCTTTATCCTTACGGGAATTAGGCGTAGAATCAGTTCCTATTAACCTATTGAACCCCAGACAAGGCACTCCTTTAGGGCATCTTCCTAAATTAGATGTATTTGACGCATTAAAGGCGATCGCCATTTTCCGTTTTATCTTGCCTGAGCAAATTTTACGGTATGCGGGGGGTAGAGAGGCAGTTATGGGAGAATTACAAAGCCTTGGCTTAAAAGCGGGAATTAATGCTATGCTGATTGGACATTACCTCACCACTCTCGGACAACCGCCAGAACAAGATCACGCTATGCTTGAATCTTTAGGACTGCAAGGGGGTGAAGCTCCAATTCCAGGTGAATACAAAACGTAA
- a CDS encoding biotin transporter BioY, whose translation MNTKRNRKNQKSLINPKKSASTVSFANEFLWAIIGLLLTVFSTFVEAFITNLPWFWSEQGINYHSLGVTFQVGAVLLTGCMGGKNAGLLSQFAYVFLGLFWLPVFAHGGGFNYWQEPSFGYVLGFIPGAGLCGWMAFRTRTKIESLGVSAIAGLLVIHICGLIYLVGMSYLNPNILSHNSLLEMIKNYSVNPLPGQFVIVCMVAFMAFILRQVLFY comes from the coding sequence GTGAATACAAAACGTAATCGTAAAAACCAAAAATCTCTTATTAACCCTAAAAAATCAGCATCAACGGTGTCTTTTGCCAATGAATTTCTCTGGGCGATAATAGGCTTATTGTTGACTGTTTTCAGCACATTTGTTGAAGCCTTTATCACTAATTTACCTTGGTTTTGGTCAGAACAAGGGATTAATTATCACTCCCTTGGGGTAACTTTCCAAGTGGGCGCAGTGTTATTAACAGGTTGTATGGGGGGAAAAAATGCCGGGTTACTTTCCCAATTTGCCTATGTTTTCTTAGGGTTATTTTGGTTACCTGTTTTTGCTCATGGTGGGGGATTCAATTATTGGCAAGAACCGAGTTTTGGCTATGTTTTAGGCTTTATTCCAGGGGCTGGTTTGTGTGGTTGGATGGCTTTTCGTACAAGGACAAAAATAGAATCTTTAGGGGTGAGTGCGATCGCGGGATTGCTAGTAATTCATATCTGTGGCTTAATTTATTTAGTGGGTATGTCTTATCTGAATCCTAATATTCTCTCTCACAATAGTCTTTTAGAGATGATAAAAAATTATTCTGTTAATCCTTTACCGGGACAGTTTGTTATTGTTTGTATGGTAGCTTTCATGGCTTTTATTCTCCGTCAAGTGTTATTTTATTAA
- the lspA gene encoding signal peptidase II → MKRNPFFWLVGITGLVLDQITKYWVVKSFANLGDTFPLWPEVFHFTYVINTGAAFSFFSGGAGWLRWLSLGVSLGLMGLAWWGGKMNLLEQLGYGFILAGASGNGIDRFLFGYVVDFLDFRLIHFPVFNLADLCINIGILFLIIASFSPQYSRKS, encoded by the coding sequence ATGAAAAGAAATCCTTTTTTTTGGCTAGTTGGTATCACGGGACTGGTTCTCGATCAAATTACTAAATATTGGGTAGTAAAATCTTTTGCTAACCTGGGAGATACTTTTCCTTTGTGGCCAGAGGTTTTTCACTTTACTTATGTTATCAATACTGGGGCTGCCTTTAGTTTTTTTAGCGGGGGGGCCGGTTGGTTACGTTGGCTTTCTTTAGGGGTAAGTTTAGGATTAATGGGTTTAGCTTGGTGGGGGGGTAAAATGAATTTACTTGAACAATTAGGCTATGGATTTATTTTAGCAGGTGCTTCGGGCAATGGAATTGATCGGTTTTTATTTGGTTATGTTGTAGATTTTCTAGATTTTCGTTTGATTCATTTTCCTGTTTTTAATTTGGCTGATCTTTGTATCAATATTGGTATTTTATTCTTAATAATAGCAAGTTTTTCTCCTCAATATTCAAGAAAATCATAG